In the genome of Vicia villosa cultivar HV-30 ecotype Madison, WI linkage group LG7, Vvil1.0, whole genome shotgun sequence, one region contains:
- the LOC131618176 gene encoding uncharacterized protein LOC131618176: MVLVCASSTLSLTNFVPLTSQIPTTPFGSSFLFNNRVANVSVFVCHAKKKISFVDRILDYIEGGPKLRKWYGAPGLLEKEGTSTSDDASEDYPEDEVRDAVLVTDGDSEMGQMVILSLIVNKSRVKALVKDKRVALEAFGNYVESMVGDTGDSRFLKKALRGVSTIICPNEGFISSVGSLQGVKHVILLSQLSVYSGKIGIQSMMKSNAKKLAEQDESVLSSSGVPFTIIRTGELRDTPGGKQGFTFDKGCAGSGNISKEDAAFVCVKALEFVPQTGFIFEVANGENKVSDWKECLATLMEKSSQQPLS, translated from the exons ATGGTGTTGGTTTGTGCTTCTTCCACCCTTTCACTCACAAACTTTGTTCCTCTCACTTCTCAGATTCCAACAACACCTTTTGGTTCCTCTTTCCTATTCAACAACAGAGTTGCCAATGTTTCTGTTTTTGTTTGTCATGCTAAGAAGAAAATCAGTTTTGTTGATCGAATTCTTGATTACATTGAAG GAGGTCCTAAATTGAGGAAATGGTATGGTGCACCTGGTCTCCTTGAAAAAGAGGGTACTTCTACTTCAGATGATGCTAGTGAAGATTATCCAG AAGATGAAGTTAGGGATGCAGTCCTGGTAACAGATGGAGATAGTGAGATGGGTCAG ATGGTGATATTGTCATTGATTGTGAACAAATCTCGAGTAAAGGCATTAGTAAAGGATAAACGAGTTGCTCTTGAAGCCTTTGGAAATTACGTTGAG TCAATGGTAGGAGATACAGGCGACAGCCGATTCCTCAAGAAAGCTCTACGAGGAGTTAGCACAATTATATGCCCAAAT GAGGGTTTTATTTCTAGTGTTGGGAGCCTTCAAGGGGTAAAGCATGTGATCCTCTTATCACAG TTGTCAGTTTATAGTGGTAAAATTGGAATTCAATCTATGATGAAAAGCAATGCAAAGAAATTGGCTGAGCAAGATGAGTCTGTATTGAGTAGCTCAGGAGTTCCTTTCACCATAATCAGAACTGGTGAATTACGAGATACACCTGGTGGAAAGCAAGGTTTTACCTTTGACAAG GGTTGTGCAGGTAGCGGAAATATTAGTAAAGAAGATGCCGCATTTGTATGTGTAAAAGCTCTGGAGTTTGTTCCACAAACTGGATTCATATTTGAAGTGGCCAATGGGGAAAATAAAGTTTCAGATTGGAAAGAGTGTTTGGCTACATTGATGGAGAAATCAAGTCAGCAACCTCTTTCGTGA